The genomic window TAACAATTAGTATCCGGTCGGTTTCCAACGTCATTGTTGTTTTGGAAGGGCAACAGAAGATAGTGCAAATAATTCTTAACTTCCATCTACAATTGCCACATTCAACTAACGTTGCCGCCGGTAGTGTAAAAAAACTTCTTGCTCAATCGACTCAACTGACAACAGTTCCAGCCGAGGTGCAAAATCTGCCAAAAATCCAGACCCTTCTACTGGCGTTGGTGCGGTCGCTCCTCCTAAAATTAGCGGACAAACCGTGAGCCAGAATTCATCGATCAAATCAGCCGCCATCAAAGCACCTACGAGTTCTCCGCCCCCCAAGACAGCTAGATGTTCTAAACCTAGCTCATAGAATTGTTGAAACGCAGCAATCCAGCTAATTCCCTGTGTCGTCGCCTCCACTTTTAGAACCCGCTCAAATTCTGAGCATCCTTGCCAGCGCTTGTCACCCGCCTCTCCTGTCAGTAACCATCGAGGTACAGGTTGACGAAAAAAGCGCCATTGCAGATCGAGATTGGCGGATTGAGAGCAAACAATATGGACGGGTTGGAGCGATCGCCCTGCCTGTTGTCGCCAGCGCAGTAAATCGGGATTCGTGACGCTCAGCGTCGTACCGTAGGCGCGGAGAGTCCCCGCACCAAATAAAACTCCATCCGCTTGGGCAATTTGTTTCTCTAGGTGCGCCAGATCCCCTGGAGACGAGAATCGAGCGCGATCGCGACGAGTATCGGCAATCTTGCCATCGGCACTCATCGCCAAAACAACGGTTGTAGAAGGTCGTCTCCAGACAAATCCCGTCATTGCTGCTGGTCGCTCAAAACATTTAATTAAAGTTTAAGAATTGCTTATATTACAGGAAATAGTGTAGAGATTGCACAAAGTCAACCTTTCCTGAGTATACGAGGATCTGGAACCGTTCTAGGATGGAATGGATCTGTCAAACAGTATCGGTCTACCAAGCACGATTAACCCAGAAAAAAGTAGGCTAATCAATACCCCCACCGTAATGGGGTGATTCATTGATAATTCTTGCTATTGGGTTTTACACCTCAAATTAGAGAAGTCCTATGGCTAAGCCGGGTCAATCCTCCTTCCGTCGCATCCTGCTGTCACGCATCTTGCTTTTGAGCGTCCCGGTACTGCTGATGGGGGTGTATGTAACCTACAGAAAAGCACGATCTAGCATACTGGAGACCGCTCGCCAAAATCTCACCGAAAGTGCAGTGAGAAAAGGAGAGAGCATGAACGAGTCAATTAAAGCCCTCTCTAGCAACTTAGTGACCGCAAGTGAAGCTGTCGTGCTGCAATCGGGATCGCCCGAAGCTCATCAAAAATTTTTAAACCAACTCGCCCAACAATTACCGACGCAAGTCCAATGCATTCAACTCATCAATGTGGAGTCGGGAACGATTGCTGCGAGTACGTGTGGAGAGGAACCCATTAGTACGCTAGATGCAAACCAGTGGCCTCAGCAGCAAAACAAATTCCTGTTAGACACTTCCAATGTGCAGGTGAATTCGCTGCTGCCAGGAACTTCCCCGTCCAATTCACCCGTAAAAGAGAATCAACCCAGCCCGAAAAGCCAACTCAAATTAATTTTCAGTGCGCCTGTTTATGACAGCACAGGCTCTCTGCGTTATGCCCTGAGTGTCCAATCAGCTCTCTTGAAACAAGAGCGTGCCAAACCAGGATCTCTAACTGGCTATCCAGTGGTGATTGACCAGGATGGAACCATTTTGGCGCATCCCATTACCCAGCGAGTTGGAAGAAATATTAAGCAGGAAGCAGATGGAGAACGACTCGAAACGGTAATGAAAAACGCGATCGCGGGTAGAAATGATTTTCTGCACTTATTTTCTTTCGAGAAAAACGGTGTGGAATTACTCGCAGGGTATACCCCGATTCCCAGCCCGATTAGCAACCAGCCGAATCGCCAATGGGTTATTTTCGCGGTTACTCGCTTAGATAG from Coleofasciculus sp. FACHB-1120 includes these protein-coding regions:
- a CDS encoding RibD family protein is translated as MTGFVWRRPSTTVVLAMSADGKIADTRRDRARFSSPGDLAHLEKQIAQADGVLFGAGTLRAYGTTLSVTNPDLLRWRQQAGRSLQPVHIVCSQSANLDLQWRFFRQPVPRWLLTGEAGDKRWQGCSEFERVLKVEATTQGISWIAAFQQFYELGLEHLAVLGGGELVGALMAADLIDEFWLTVCPLILGGATAPTPVEGSGFLADFAPRLELLSVESIEQEVFLHYRRQR